A portion of the Thermosipho africanus Ob7 genome contains these proteins:
- a CDS encoding NUDIX domain-containing protein, producing the protein MEKKISSKEIFKGLLLHVKKDEVMLENGRKSFREYVLHPGAVAVVPILDDNKVVLVKQFRYPIGKQLLEIPAGKFDFKDEDPLECAKRELKEETGFDAKDYLYLGYIHTTPGFSNEVIHLYLARNLESGQSNPDEDEIIDVEIEDFNTVLQKCISGEITDAKTIAGIFKAYFILRSENNG; encoded by the coding sequence ATGGAAAAGAAGATTAGTAGTAAAGAGATATTTAAAGGTTTGCTATTACATGTAAAAAAGGATGAAGTGATGTTAGAAAATGGTAGAAAAAGTTTTAGAGAATATGTTTTACATCCAGGTGCAGTTGCAGTTGTTCCAATTTTGGACGATAATAAAGTTGTGCTTGTAAAACAATTTAGATACCCTATTGGTAAGCAGCTTTTGGAAATTCCGGCAGGAAAATTTGATTTTAAAGATGAAGATCCATTAGAATGTGCCAAAAGAGAATTAAAAGAAGAAACCGGTTTTGATGCAAAAGATTACCTTTATTTGGGATATATTCACACAACCCCTGGATTTTCAAATGAAGTTATACACCTTTATCTTGCAAGGAATCTTGAAAGTGGTCAGTCAAATCCAGACGAGGATGAAATAATTGATGTTGAAATAGAGGATTTTAATACTGTTTTGCAGAAATGTATAAGTGGTGAAATTACAGATGCTAAAACTATAGCCGGTATTTTTAAAGCATATTTTATATTAAGGAGTGAAAATAATGGTTAA
- the pdo gene encoding protein disulfide oxidoreductase yields MALLSAKDREYLTDLFSKELENKVKLIYFGDSKENCEYCDLEEQILDELKELSDKIIIEKYNVKENADLAEKYEVEMTPALILTLEDGEDKGVRFYGIPSGHEFGTLVQDIVTFGKGAKPELSPDTIEKLKAIDKPVKISVFVTPTCPYCPRAVLTAHNFALVNPLIKAEMIEANEFFDLSNEFGVSSVPHIVINRNPNTFFIGAYPEPQYLEEVLKAIK; encoded by the coding sequence ATGGCACTTTTATCAGCAAAAGATAGGGAATATTTAACAGACTTATTCTCAAAGGAACTTGAAAACAAGGTAAAGCTCATTTATTTTGGAGATTCAAAAGAAAACTGTGAGTACTGTGATCTTGAAGAGCAAATCTTAGATGAACTTAAAGAACTTTCTGACAAAATCATTATTGAAAAGTACAACGTTAAAGAAAATGCAGATTTGGCAGAAAAATACGAAGTTGAGATGACTCCTGCTCTTATTCTTACACTAGAGGATGGAGAAGATAAAGGTGTAAGATTCTACGGAATTCCATCAGGTCACGAATTTGGTACTTTAGTGCAGGATATAGTTACTTTTGGAAAAGGTGCAAAACCAGAACTTTCACCAGATACAATTGAAAAACTAAAAGCAATTGACAAACCAGTTAAAATAAGTGTTTTTGTAACTCCAACTTGTCCATACTGTCCACGTGCAGTTCTCACAGCACATAACTTTGCACTTGTTAATCCACTTATCAAAGCAGAAATGATCGAAGCAAACGAATTCTTTGACTTAAGTAACGAATTTGGAGTTTCTTCAGTTCCACACATTGTAATTAATAGAAATCCAAATACATTCTTCATAGGAGCATACCCAGAACCACAATATCTTGAAGAAGTCTTGAAAGCAATTAAATAA
- the trxB gene encoding thioredoxin-disulfide reductase, with product MVHFDLGNISTGPKDYYDILIIGGGPAGLTAAIYAGRAGLSAAVFEKALEGGAVTQTHVVENWPGFIRIEGSELGEKFAEHAKAFGAEIITAEVLKISYDNEYKYVELDNGKKVKGKVLIYATGAVPRKLGVPGEEEFRGRGVTYCAACDGYLFSGKDIVVVGGGDSACDEAHFLAKMVKSITMVQNLPYLTAAKVLQDRLLENKNVKVILNSLVKEIRGKDKVEEVVVVNNETGEETVIKAEGVFIYVGLVPKSDLLKGIVDINEYGYIKTDENMETNVPGIYAVGDVREKNLRQIVTAAADGAIAVEHAAKKYF from the coding sequence ATGGTTCACTTTGACCTTGGTAATATATCTACAGGACCTAAAGATTACTACGATATTTTAATAATAGGTGGAGGGCCAGCTGGTTTAACAGCCGCTATATATGCAGGACGCGCAGGACTTTCCGCTGCCGTATTTGAAAAAGCACTTGAAGGCGGTGCTGTTACACAGACACATGTTGTTGAAAATTGGCCAGGTTTTATACGTATCGAAGGTAGCGAATTAGGAGAAAAATTTGCAGAACATGCAAAGGCATTTGGAGCTGAAATAATTACTGCAGAGGTATTAAAAATATCATACGACAATGAATATAAATATGTTGAATTAGACAATGGTAAAAAAGTCAAAGGTAAGGTATTAATATATGCAACCGGAGCCGTCCCAAGAAAACTTGGAGTGCCTGGTGAAGAAGAATTTAGGGGAAGAGGTGTCACATACTGTGCAGCTTGCGATGGCTATCTCTTTTCAGGTAAAGATATTGTAGTTGTAGGTGGTGGAGATAGCGCATGTGACGAAGCACACTTTTTAGCAAAGATGGTAAAAAGTATAACAATGGTTCAAAATCTTCCTTACCTTACAGCTGCAAAAGTTCTCCAAGATAGATTGTTAGAAAACAAAAATGTAAAAGTTATTTTAAATTCACTTGTAAAAGAAATTAGAGGTAAAGATAAAGTTGAAGAGGTTGTTGTAGTCAATAATGAAACTGGCGAAGAAACAGTTATTAAGGCAGAAGGTGTATTCATTTACGTTGGTCTTGTGCCAAAAAGCGATCTTCTAAAAGGCATTGTTGATATAAATGAATACGGTTACATAAAAACAGACGAAAACATGGAAACTAATGTACCAGGAATATACGCAGTTGGTGACGTAAGAGAAAAGAATCTTAGACAAATTGTTACTGCTGCCGCAGATGGCGCAATTGCAGTAGAACATGCCGCTAAAAAATATTTCTAA
- a CDS encoding glutaredoxin family protein, translating into MQHVKIVVYTTPTCPYCKKAKNYFKQLGLKFKEYDVSKDQKAAERMYKKSGQLGVPVIEIGNQIVVGFDKAKIDRLLGIN; encoded by the coding sequence ATGCAACACGTAAAGATAGTTGTTTACACAACTCCAACTTGCCCTTATTGTAAAAAAGCAAAAAATTACTTTAAACAACTTGGCTTAAAATTCAAAGAATACGATGTATCAAAAGATCAAAAAGCGGCAGAAAGAATGTATAAAAAGAGTGGACAATTGGGTGTACCGGTCATTGAAATCGGGAATCAGATAGTAGTCGGATTTGACAAAGCTAAAATTGATAGGTTACTAGGTATAAATTGA
- a CDS encoding thioredoxin family protein codes for MKKFIFIFLVLATMISFSYDYTMYDLGIAHKISVIEDKPLIIYFSSPSCVYCKKFESEVLSDEKFQELLKLYYTFVKVEPNNNKTIFLENEYTNNELFGAFGVRGTPTFVFWYKDAGITMVPGFMPLEDFLNALNYILKYIYEDYREDFQTFLDNKESFNPKTKVINISNTDADFVLAHDKNAKKYTSDQKIEKSTVYLVYSKEDLEKLKQSGVFRILFVNE; via the coding sequence ATGAAAAAATTTATCTTTATCTTTTTAGTATTAGCTACTATGATTTCTTTTTCGTATGATTATACCATGTATGATTTAGGAATTGCACACAAAATTTCAGTGATTGAAGACAAACCATTAATAATATACTTTTCTTCACCAAGTTGTGTCTATTGTAAAAAATTTGAATCAGAAGTACTTTCTGATGAAAAATTTCAAGAACTTTTAAAATTATACTACACCTTTGTAAAAGTTGAACCGAACAACAATAAAACAATATTTCTTGAAAACGAATATACTAACAATGAACTTTTTGGAGCATTCGGTGTAAGAGGAACTCCTACATTTGTCTTTTGGTACAAAGATGCTGGTATAACAATGGTACCTGGATTTATGCCTCTTGAAGATTTTCTAAACGCTTTAAATTACATACTCAAATACATATACGAAGACTATAGAGAAGACTTTCAAACCTTTCTTGATAACAAAGAATCATTCAATCCTAAAACAAAGGTTATAAACATATCAAATACTGATGCTGATTTTGTATTAGCACACGACAAAAATGCAAAAAAATATACAAGCGATCAAAAAATTGAAAAAAGTACTGTTTACCTAGTTTATTCTAAAGAAGATTTAGAAAAATTAAAACAATCAGGCGTCTTTAGAATTCTTTTTGTAAATGAGTAG
- a CDS encoding cytochrome c biogenesis CcdA family protein, translating into MFYKDVSIWIAFLHGILSFFSPCVLPLIPAFLGVLFTAKNKFLKLFGFFIGFSVFFSIIGIFSSVFGIFFSKYGTVINYILGTIIIVMGILYMSNKEIVKPKKINVWNFKGGSLLTGILMGAAIGLIWIPCSSPILGSILTIATTVNPYKGGVLLFVYSLGISLPFLTIGAPISKLLTGGFGTPKWEKILKIFGGVFLIILGILIISGKMVV; encoded by the coding sequence ATGTTTTATAAAGACGTAAGTATATGGATCGCTTTTTTACATGGGATATTATCATTTTTTAGCCCATGTGTTTTACCTTTAATACCTGCCTTTTTAGGTGTTTTATTTACCGCAAAGAATAAATTTTTAAAGCTTTTTGGATTTTTCATTGGCTTTTCAGTATTTTTTTCAATTATTGGTATTTTTTCTTCTGTATTTGGAATTTTCTTTTCAAAATACGGAACAGTTATAAATTATATTTTAGGTACAATTATCATTGTAATGGGAATACTATATATGTCTAATAAAGAAATAGTAAAACCAAAGAAAATTAATGTCTGGAATTTTAAAGGTGGTAGTCTTTTAACTGGAATACTTATGGGAGCAGCTATAGGCTTAATTTGGATTCCTTGTAGCAGTCCAATCTTAGGATCAATCTTGACTATAGCAACAACCGTCAATCCGTATAAAGGTGGGGTTCTTTTATTTGTATACTCCTTAGGAATTTCTTTACCTTTTTTGACAATTGGCGCACCAATATCCAAATTACTTACAGGTGGTTTTGGAACACCTAAATGGGAAAAGATTTTAAAAATATTTGGTGGAGTTTTTTTAATAATTCTTGGTATTTTGATAATATCTGGAAAAATGGTGGTATAA
- a CDS encoding OsmC family protein, whose protein sequence is MPNASMNWYSGMLFYSKTTSGHDLILDANDTVGGKDAGARPKELILYSLMGCTGMDVVSLLRKMRVIDSLESFRMEVDFEVAQEHPKVYTKIHLKYIFKFNGEPPKDKVEKAVNLSQERYCAVSAMLKQVVPEFSHEIIYE, encoded by the coding sequence ATGCCAAATGCATCAATGAACTGGTATTCTGGAATGCTGTTCTACAGCAAAACTACTTCAGGACATGATTTAATTCTCGATGCAAATGATACTGTCGGTGGCAAAGATGCAGGTGCAAGACCTAAAGAACTTATTCTATACTCTCTTATGGGCTGTACCGGAATGGATGTTGTATCTTTGCTAAGGAAAATGAGAGTAATAGACTCTCTTGAATCGTTTAGAATGGAAGTAGATTTTGAAGTAGCACAAGAACATCCAAAGGTATACACTAAAATACACTTAAAATATATTTTTAAATTCAATGGTGAACCTCCAAAAGACAAAGTTGAAAAAGCCGTAAATCTCTCACAGGAAAGATATTGTGCAGTTTCAGCAATGCTCAAACAAGTTGTACCAGAATTTTCTCATGAGATAATTTACGAATAA
- the glgX gene encoding glycogen debranching protein GlgX, with the protein MADYPLQYNNPDSSVKLKTKRGYPRLGATPDDTGVNFAVFSRHAEKVVLELYQNYYDATPSHRFELDPNYNKTGDIWHIYVYGVGHGQYYGWRVYGPYDPENGKRFNHHKLLVDPYAKAISSSFDWDSSSVYGYDINSPLRDLSFSKEDSAVSPTKSIVIDDSKYDWEGDKQLHIPWEDTIIYEMHVRLFTISPTSKVKFPGTFLGIIEKLDHLKELGVTTIELMPIFEFNVNSIDRINPITGERLKDIWGYNPLGFFAVTGNYSVGLKLGEQVFLFKDFVKELHKNGFEVILDVVYNHTGEGNELGPTLNFRGFDNEIYYMLDPNNKRYYLNYSGCGNTLNCNHPVVKELIIDSLRYWATEMHVDGFRFDLAAVLGRTPDGRWIGDFSLLKDIAEDPILHGLKLIAEGWDAAGGYFLGEFPEGWAEWNGQYRDTVRKFVRGDEGVLVELAKRITGSQDLYGKKRPHASINFITCHDGFTMRDLVSYNHKHNEENGENNRDGADENFSYNYGVEGETDDPKINEIRKRQVKNFITILMVSHGTPMILMGDEIYRTQYGNNNAYCQDNEKTWLDWTLKEKHQDIFRFFKKMIEFRKKHHALRRKHFFTGRDLTGDGIADISWHGVKPFQPDWGYHSHSIAFMISGSDFLCKDAKEDNDIFVILNQWREPLTFTLPILHGKTWYRVVDTAKPSPYDFLDSPEQVGFVYTAEPRSSVVLISMPHHGSDFPV; encoded by the coding sequence ATGGCTGATTATCCTTTGCAATATAATAATCCTGATTCAAGTGTTAAATTAAAAACAAAAAGAGGATATCCAAGATTAGGTGCAACCCCGGACGACACCGGGGTTAATTTTGCTGTTTTTTCACGTCATGCAGAAAAAGTAGTATTAGAATTATATCAAAACTACTATGATGCAACACCTTCACATAGATTTGAACTTGATCCTAACTACAACAAAACGGGAGACATATGGCATATATATGTATATGGGGTTGGTCATGGTCAATACTATGGTTGGCGAGTATACGGACCATATGATCCAGAAAATGGAAAAAGATTTAACCACCACAAGTTATTGGTTGATCCATATGCAAAAGCTATATCCAGCTCCTTTGATTGGGATTCTTCTTCTGTATACGGTTACGATATAAATTCTCCATTAAGAGATCTTTCTTTCTCTAAAGAAGATTCGGCAGTTAGTCCAACAAAATCAATTGTAATAGATGATTCAAAATATGATTGGGAAGGCGACAAACAACTTCATATTCCATGGGAAGATACTATAATATACGAAATGCATGTAAGACTCTTTACAATTAGTCCCACTTCAAAGGTAAAATTTCCTGGAACATTTTTGGGAATAATCGAGAAACTAGATCACTTAAAAGAATTGGGTGTAACAACCATTGAATTAATGCCTATTTTTGAATTTAACGTTAATTCAATAGATAGGATAAATCCAATCACTGGCGAAAGACTTAAGGATATATGGGGGTATAATCCTCTCGGCTTTTTTGCGGTTACTGGAAACTATTCTGTTGGTCTTAAATTAGGTGAACAGGTATTCTTATTTAAAGATTTTGTTAAAGAACTTCACAAAAATGGTTTTGAAGTGATCTTGGATGTAGTATATAACCATACGGGTGAAGGAAATGAGTTAGGCCCCACATTAAATTTTAGGGGATTTGATAATGAAATTTACTATATGCTTGATCCTAATAACAAAAGATACTATCTTAATTATTCAGGATGTGGAAATACCCTAAATTGTAATCACCCAGTTGTTAAAGAACTTATTATCGACAGTTTAAGATATTGGGCAACTGAAATGCATGTAGATGGTTTTAGATTTGATTTGGCAGCTGTTTTGGGGCGGACACCAGATGGAAGATGGATTGGAGATTTTTCACTCCTTAAAGATATTGCCGAAGATCCCATATTGCATGGTTTAAAACTAATTGCAGAAGGTTGGGATGCTGCCGGTGGTTACTTTTTAGGAGAATTTCCAGAAGGTTGGGCTGAATGGAACGGACAATATAGAGACACGGTAAGAAAATTTGTAAGGGGCGATGAAGGAGTATTAGTAGAACTTGCAAAAAGAATTACTGGTAGTCAAGACCTTTACGGTAAAAAAAGACCTCACGCAAGTATAAATTTTATCACATGCCATGATGGATTTACAATGAGGGATTTGGTAAGTTATAACCATAAGCATAACGAAGAAAATGGTGAAAATAATAGAGACGGTGCTGATGAAAATTTCAGCTATAACTATGGAGTTGAAGGTGAAACTGATGATCCTAAAATTAACGAAATAAGAAAAAGACAAGTAAAAAACTTTATAACCATCCTTATGGTATCACACGGAACTCCCATGATATTAATGGGTGATGAAATTTATCGAACACAATATGGAAACAACAATGCATATTGTCAAGATAATGAAAAAACTTGGCTTGATTGGACTCTTAAAGAAAAACATCAGGACATATTTAGATTTTTCAAAAAAATGATTGAATTTAGAAAAAAACATCATGCATTAAGAAGAAAACATTTCTTCACCGGTAGAGATCTTACAGGAGATGGTATAGCAGACATATCCTGGCATGGTGTAAAACCTTTCCAACCTGATTGGGGATATCATTCACACTCAATAGCTTTCATGATAAGTGGTAGCGACTTTTTGTGTAAAGATGCAAAAGAAGATAATGACATATTTGTCATTCTAAATCAATGGAGAGAACCATTAACTTTTACGCTTCCAATTTTACACGGAAAGACATGGTATAGAGTTGTAGATACAGCTAAACCTTCACCCTACGATTTTCTAGACTCGCCCGAGCAAGTTGGATTTGTTTATACAGCAGAACCAAGAAGCTCCGTGGTTTTAATAAGTATGCCTCACCATGGAAGCGATTTTCCCGTATAA
- a CDS encoding SDR family oxidoreductase, translating to MNILITGANRGIGYALLQEALKRGHLVIAATRKPEMIKVDNNRVSVYFLDLLDKDSIEKFVETLSVEVDALINNAGVLYKDSFENLEYDYFLNTFKVNTLGPLFLSQRLYKSGKLKSGGKIINISSILGSIALLVGTTSYSYSVSKAALNMVTKLLSSKLKDIKVISVHPGWVKTDMGGKEAPVMPEESAKGIMDIIENVEESGVFLDYTGKSLPW from the coding sequence GTGAATATTCTAATAACAGGGGCGAATAGAGGTATAGGATATGCATTATTACAGGAAGCTTTAAAAAGAGGACATTTGGTTATAGCTGCTACTAGAAAACCAGAAATGATAAAAGTTGATAATAATAGGGTTAGTGTCTATTTTCTTGATTTGCTTGATAAAGATTCAATTGAAAAATTTGTTGAAACACTTTCAGTAGAAGTTGATGCTTTGATTAATAATGCAGGCGTTTTGTATAAAGATAGTTTTGAAAACCTTGAATATGATTATTTTCTAAATACATTTAAGGTAAATACTTTAGGACCATTATTTTTGAGCCAACGACTATATAAATCCGGTAAATTAAAAAGTGGTGGGAAAATTATAAATATTAGTTCAATTCTTGGTTCAATAGCTCTTTTGGTGGGTACTACAAGTTACTCTTATTCAGTTTCAAAGGCTGCTTTAAATATGGTTACAAAGTTACTATCAAGTAAGCTTAAGGACATTAAAGTCATATCTGTACATCCTGGATGGGTAAAGACAGATATGGGAGGAAAAGAAGCTCCTGTAATGCCTGAAGAATCTGCAAAGGGAATTATGGATATTATTGAAAATGTAGAAGAAAGTGGAGTCTTTTTGGATTATACGGGAAAATCGCTTCCATGGTGA
- a CDS encoding L,D-transpeptidase family protein, whose product MKKIITISLIFVVILLHAAHLVEVDTVTSTGVTLIVKPYYDASQKPKVYLYGPTGFIRAKYKGNDLYEFDDGLFRWVIPIIVGKNKLGQTVFGTISGPILDLYQYKKNISIKVVTNPEDLSLNVKVSTDYQLISGTIDGKNMILFKTSKGYVLYTKEKRNELKNVLSLKIKLPSGKIKTISYDLFTLNGFTTYLRGDFTPYVSSIIATHIVQKGETLWEIAKKYGVRTADLQIINNLENPDKIYSGMKLKIGTVQFTEGLTSIVVNLSTSRLAVYYAGKLVKVFPVAIGRSDSMPPGIYWILNKQIDPALYWYGEYIPPRSPINGLGTRFLQLSNPTYGIHGTTKPWEIGRRISHGCVRMFNFDVEALDAFVDLGSPVLVIKSFEDFPEDISQIPEFLSFKKKIRNKEGESS is encoded by the coding sequence ATGAAAAAAATAATAACAATCTCACTCATTTTTGTTGTCATTTTGTTACATGCAGCTCATTTAGTAGAAGTAGATACAGTTACATCGACAGGGGTTACCTTGATTGTTAAACCCTATTATGATGCATCTCAAAAACCAAAAGTTTATCTTTATGGGCCAACAGGTTTTATCAGAGCAAAATATAAAGGTAATGACTTATATGAATTTGATGATGGACTTTTTAGATGGGTTATACCAATAATAGTTGGTAAAAATAAACTTGGTCAGACTGTATTTGGTACAATATCGGGCCCTATATTAGATCTGTACCAATATAAGAAGAATATTTCAATTAAAGTAGTAACTAATCCTGAAGATTTATCTTTAAATGTGAAAGTTTCTACAGATTATCAGCTTATTTCTGGCACGATTGATGGAAAAAATATGATTTTGTTTAAAACAAGTAAAGGATATGTATTATATACGAAAGAAAAGAGAAATGAATTAAAAAATGTACTTTCGCTAAAAATAAAACTGCCAAGTGGAAAAATCAAAACAATTTCGTATGATTTATTTACTTTAAATGGTTTTACTACGTATTTACGAGGGGATTTTACTCCGTATGTGTCAAGTATAATTGCCACCCATATTGTTCAAAAAGGTGAAACATTGTGGGAAATTGCAAAAAAATATGGTGTGAGAACAGCAGATTTACAAATAATTAATAACCTTGAAAATCCTGATAAGATTTATTCTGGTATGAAATTAAAGATTGGGACAGTACAATTTACCGAAGGTTTGACTAGCATTGTTGTTAATCTTTCAACATCGAGATTAGCTGTTTACTATGCAGGAAAACTTGTAAAAGTTTTTCCGGTAGCAATAGGTAGAAGTGATTCTATGCCTCCTGGAATATACTGGATTTTGAATAAACAAATTGATCCAGCATTATATTGGTACGGGGAGTATATTCCACCACGTTCCCCAATTAATGGTTTAGGTACTCGTTTTTTGCAACTTTCAAATCCAACCTACGGTATTCATGGAACAACTAAGCCTTGGGAAATTGGAAGAAGAATATCTCATGGGTGTGTAAGAATGTTTAACTTTGACGTAGAAGCATTGGATGCATTTGTGGACTTGGGAAGCCCAGTTTTAGTAATAAAAAGTTTTGAAGATTTTCCTGAAGATATTTCACAAATACCAGAATTTTTATCATTCAAAAAGAAAATAAGAAATAAGGAAGGTGAAAGCTCGTGA
- a CDS encoding rhomboid family intramembrane serine protease, which translates to MKRESFYYLIFVNVFILFLIEIFKFFIPNEAVLYLMFGAQYGPLVSHGQWFRIVTSMFVHGGFIHLIFNMYALFFLGRIVENVYGTEKFLTFYFLSGIVGNLATQIFYYNSFSVGASGAIFGLIGVLFAAGFRKDTPYSLKPITGSALLPMIVINIIFGIMPGTNINNAAHIGGFLTGMLLGYMIPLYDYSWKVRKIWKVIMWILILLVVVSYISLIIWGVIG; encoded by the coding sequence TTGAAAAGAGAAAGCTTTTATTATCTTATATTTGTCAACGTATTTATACTTTTTCTAATCGAGATATTTAAGTTTTTTATTCCAAATGAGGCTGTGTTATATCTTATGTTTGGAGCACAATATGGGCCTCTTGTTTCACATGGACAATGGTTTAGAATAGTAACCTCCATGTTTGTTCATGGAGGTTTTATTCATTTAATATTTAATATGTACGCACTGTTTTTTCTTGGTAGAATTGTAGAAAATGTGTATGGAACTGAAAAATTTTTGACGTTTTATTTTTTAAGTGGAATTGTAGGAAATTTAGCAACTCAAATTTTTTATTATAACTCATTTTCCGTGGGAGCCAGTGGGGCAATATTTGGTCTAATTGGTGTTTTATTTGCTGCAGGTTTTAGAAAAGATACTCCTTATTCACTAAAGCCTATTACTGGGAGTGCACTTTTGCCAATGATCGTTATTAATATTATTTTTGGTATTATGCCGGGAACTAATATTAATAACGCAGCACATATTGGTGGCTTTTTAACTGGAATGTTATTGGGATATATGATCCCACTGTATGATTATTCCTGGAAGGTAAGAAAAATTTGGAAAGTTATAATGTGGATTTTAATTTTGCTTGTTGTTGTATCATATATTTCTCTCATAATTTGGGGAGTGATAGGATGA
- a CDS encoding YbaB/EbfC family nucleoid-associated protein, with translation MKKLKSFGGKNLSGKSMNQLQKLQEEMQKKLQEVEEGFSNVEVEVSVGGGAIKILATADRKVKDIEIDEDLLSDGETLKDLLTAGINELMEKIEKIREEEMAKVTQNLLPFGF, from the coding sequence ATGAAGAAGTTAAAAAGTTTTGGTGGAAAGAATCTTTCAGGTAAGTCTATGAATCAACTACAAAAACTTCAGGAAGAGATGCAAAAAAAACTTCAGGAAGTTGAAGAAGGATTTTCAAATGTAGAGGTAGAAGTTAGTGTTGGTGGTGGGGCCATTAAAATTTTAGCAACAGCTGATAGAAAAGTTAAAGATATTGAAATCGATGAGGATTTATTAAGCGATGGTGAAACATTGAAGGATTTATTAACAGCTGGTATTAATGAGTTAATGGAAAAGATAGAAAAGATAAGGGAAGAGGAAATGGCAAAAGTAACTCAAAACTTGTTACCATTTGGTTTTTGA
- a CDS encoding FAD:protein FMN transferase, with product MRKKSSGDINKLTKLSLISTVLIVVIVAIILIVAVFFKPNMKYETFETFSLGTYVQLRISTSVNPSVLSKEIFNELDRITKKFDAYNEESIIYKINHSNDWVEVDDETFAILDLSLQYAKKTNFAFDPTLGRVINLWGFSKFSEKEASSLVVPRKEDIEEALKLSGAKLVEIDYKKKAVKTNGVWFDLGGIVKGYALERAYQIAKQADPNCTGFIEAGGDIRILGPKFGKEYWIIGIRNPRGNDSIDYIYLKSGAVATSGDYERYFIVDGKRYHHLIDSKTGYPADSAISATVISDDAIKADVFSTAAFVLGKKNWIYTRTIIPKYDSEVFLVTPEFEYLKTDGFEYYEKTY from the coding sequence ATGCGGAAGAAAAGTAGTGGTGACATAAATAAATTAACAAAATTATCTTTGATATCTACAGTATTAATTGTAGTAATTGTTGCAATCATTCTTATTGTTGCGGTATTTTTTAAGCCAAACATGAAGTATGAAACTTTTGAGACTTTTTCTCTGGGGACTTATGTTCAACTTAGAATATCTACTAGTGTAAATCCATCTGTTTTATCAAAAGAAATATTTAATGAGCTTGATAGAATAACCAAAAAATTTGATGCGTACAATGAAGAGTCTATTATTTACAAAATAAATCATAGTAATGATTGGGTAGAAGTTGATGATGAAACTTTTGCAATTTTGGATCTCTCACTTCAATATGCAAAAAAGACAAATTTTGCATTTGACCCAACTCTTGGAAGAGTAATTAATTTATGGGGATTTTCAAAATTCTCTGAAAAAGAGGCTAGTAGTTTAGTAGTTCCTAGAAAAGAAGATATAGAAGAAGCTTTGAAACTTTCAGGTGCAAAGCTTGTAGAAATTGATTATAAAAAGAAGGCTGTGAAAACAAACGGAGTTTGGTTTGATCTGGGAGGAATTGTAAAAGGATATGCACTTGAGAGGGCTTATCAAATTGCAAAACAAGCAGATCCAAATTGTACAGGTTTTATTGAAGCAGGTGGAGATATAAGGATACTTGGGCCAAAATTTGGCAAAGAATATTGGATTATAGGTATAAGAAACCCAAGGGGTAACGATAGTATAGACTATATATATTTGAAAAGTGGTGCAGTAGCGACAAGTGGAGATTATGAAAGATATTTTATCGTTGATGGGAAAAGATATCACCACCTAATAGACAGTAAAACAGGATATCCTGCAGATAGTGCCATTAGTGCAACGGTTATATCTGATGATGCAATAAAGGCTGATGTATTTTCGACTGCAGCTTTTGTGTTAGGCAAGAAAAATTGGATTTATACAAGGACTATTATTCCAAAGTATGATTCTGAAGTATTTTTGGTTACGCCTGAATTTGAATATTTAAAAACCGACGGCTTTGAATATTATGAAAAAACATATTAA